Part of the Candidatus Woesearchaeota archaeon genome is shown below.
AAGAGTTCTTTACCTCTCCCGGCGGGCAACTGGAATGATTCAAAAAGCGGCGTTTGGGCACGAGATTCCTGAAAAAGAACTCCGTGACCAGAAATATTTTGAACTCCAGTTACAAGAACTCCTACTTAACGAAGTTCATAACTTACAAAAAACTATCCTTGTTCAATTAAGCAATGAAATAAGAGGTGTATTATCCTAATGGACACTATGGATTGGCTTTCGGCACTTGCAGGTCTGGTACTTATCGCCCTTGGAAGTATCCCGATCTTGAATAATTTTGGCATAGGACCGTCATGGTTTGCATATCCTACAACGATTCTTTCCGCAACAATTGCAACATGGGTTATCGCTTTAGCCGCGCTTTTTTTAATCGTTGCGGCAGTTATTGAGATTACCAATGCAAGCCATTATGGGTGGTGGACGTTTCTCATAGGTGCTATTGCACTTGCAATAGGTGGTCTGCAAATCCTAGGAACTTTTGGAATTGGTCCAGGACTCTTCGGATTCACACCCCACATCATGATTTACAACGTAATCATGATTATTGAGGGATTCTTTCTTGTCATGGCTATGTTTGCAATGAACTTCTAAATCCTTTCTCTTTTCTTTTTGGATGTGTCTTTTTATTGTTCCTCGTCATACTATTATTCTCTTTCTCAAAAACTCTTTTTCATCAAAGATGAAAACTACGTTACAGTCAGGAGATGGGCTATACCATCACTTTTTGCTACGGTAACAGCATTAGCATTTCTTTTTAGACTCTAAAACATCCCAACACAGACGTACAGACGTACTAACGCTTATATAAACCAAAACCAAAGAAAACCTCATGACAGTTGTACTTAATAAAATTCCAAAAAATCCTATTATTCTTGAAGGCTTTCCTGGCTTTGGCCTCGTGGGAACCATCACCACAGAGTACCTTGTGAACCAACTCAAAGCAGAACCCATTGGGTACATAGAACTTCCAGACATAAGACCTATGGTGGCAATTCACGAAGGAAAACTCATAAGACCTATCGGCCTCTACTATGATAAGAAAACAAATCTACTCATCGTTCACGTCATGACTAATGTAGAAGGACTTGAATGGCAACTAGCAGACGCTCTTCTTGAAGTAGCACGTAAAACATCTGCAAAAATGTTGGTAAGTGTTGAAGGAGTAGGAGCTCCTGACGCTGACACAGAGTCACACAAACCATACTACTACACAAACGATGCAACTATCAAAAAGAAGTTTGATAAAGAAAACATAGAAGAACTCAAAGAAGGCATCATTCTTGGCGTTACCGCAACACTTCTCTTAAGAACTCTCAAACAAAAAATTGTCTGCATCTTCACAGAAACACACTCACAACTCCCAGACTCTAAAAGCGCAGCAGTTACCCTTGATGTGCTTGATAAGGTTCTAGGCATTAAAGTTGATAACAAACTCCTTCTTGAACAAGCAGCAGCGTTTGAAGAAAAAATAAAATCCGTCGTTGCTCAAGCACAACAAGCACAAGAAACACAAAGGAAGAAAACACTCTCCTACTTTGGCTGATGTACGTCGCAGCGGTTTACCAACAACTTCTGAAGAAAAAACCCCACAACCCACAAAAAAGACCAACAAAGAAAACTCTCAAAATAAAAAAAGCACCTCTAGAAATACAACTACAAACCCTTCTCTCAAACCATTCTCACAAAGAATTCCAAGACTATTGCTATAATCACTTTATTTATCCAAGACTCAAAGAGCTTGATCGTCTACATAAAAAACAGCTCAAACTTTGCAGAACAGGACCCAAAGCAGCAGAAGAACTCACCCATCTCCTAAGCGCAACAAAACGCATAGAAGAAGAACTTAATCTCATTGAGTCCTTTTGCAAAGAACAACGCACATACCACTTTGTACGTGACACGCGCATGAACCTACTTATTCCAATCATCCTCTTTATTCTCATCACCCTTATTTTCTTTGTGGGAGGCTACATTTTGAACCCCTCAACACTTCTACCCTGAACAGCCACAACAACCCAAAAACCTTTTAAATACTTCAAATCTTTTCCCTGTTCCTATGAACACAGAACACTTCCTCAAAATATTCCTAGAGCAAAAAGAACCCTTTGAAGGAATCAAAGGACAACAAGACGTAAAATTCGCACTCAAAAGTGCACTGATATCAGGCAGGCATATCCTTATCATAGGACCTCCAGGTATAGGAAAAACAACCATTGCGAAAAGCGTTGCAAAACTTCTTCCCGAAAACCGCTTTGTACGAATACAAGGCTCACCAGATCTTACAGCAGAAGATATCATCGGAGACATTGACCCCATTAAAGCAATGGAATACGGACCACTCTCCGTAGAAGCATTTACACCAGGAAAACTCTTCAAAGCAGATAAAGGCGTGCTCTTCTTTGATGAGCTCAACCGTTGTCCTGAAAAATTACAAAACGCGCTTTTACAAGTTCTCGCAGAACGAAAGGCGACCATTGGCAGCTATGACGTTGATTTTGATGCAAACTTCACTTTCATCGCAACAATGAACCCCGAAGACTCCTCAACAGAAAAACTCTCAGAAGTTCTCCTTGATAGATTTGACGTTATCTACATGGACTATCCTGAATCACAAAAAATAGAAGAAGACATCGTGAATGAAAAAGCACATGTGCTTGTAGAAGTTCCGTCTCAAATCGTACAATACGCAGTACGCTTCGTACGACACCTAAGAAATGCGGAAAAACTAGAGATTCGCCCATCGGTAAGAGCATCCATTGGACTTGTGGAACGCGCATCAGCAAACGCAGCACTACGAGGAAAGAAAAAAGCAGATTTTAAAGATCTCTATGATGCAATGATCTCTGTTATCTCGCATAGAATCAAACTCAAACCAAGTTACGCATTCCTTCAATCAGAATCCCAATTCGTTGAAGAACAACTTCGCAGTTTTATGGAAGTCAATAAGATCTCCATGGAACGCGAAGGAGATGGGTGACACAGAAGAGCAAAACACAGAAGAACAAGGAATTCCCGGACTTGCCGAAAACGACGAGACTCTTGAAGAACTAGAAGGGCAAACCGGAAAAGACGATGAAAAGCAAGGGCTTATGAGCTCAGTTCTTGAAAATGATCAAGAAACCAT
Proteins encoded:
- a CDS encoding proteasome assembly chaperone family protein; translation: MTVVLNKIPKNPIILEGFPGFGLVGTITTEYLVNQLKAEPIGYIELPDIRPMVAIHEGKLIRPIGLYYDKKTNLLIVHVMTNVEGLEWQLADALLEVARKTSAKMLVSVEGVGAPDADTESHKPYYYTNDATIKKKFDKENIEELKEGIILGVTATLLLRTLKQKIVCIFTETHSQLPDSKSAAVTLDVLDKVLGIKVDNKLLLEQAAAFEEKIKSVVAQAQQAQETQRKKTLSYFG
- a CDS encoding AAA family ATPase, translated to MNTEHFLKIFLEQKEPFEGIKGQQDVKFALKSALISGRHILIIGPPGIGKTTIAKSVAKLLPENRFVRIQGSPDLTAEDIIGDIDPIKAMEYGPLSVEAFTPGKLFKADKGVLFFDELNRCPEKLQNALLQVLAERKATIGSYDVDFDANFTFIATMNPEDSSTEKLSEVLLDRFDVIYMDYPESQKIEEDIVNEKAHVLVEVPSQIVQYAVRFVRHLRNAEKLEIRPSVRASIGLVERASANAALRGKKKADFKDLYDAMISVISHRIKLKPSYAFLQSESQFVEEQLRSFMEVNKISMEREGDG